A genomic stretch from Clavelina lepadiformis chromosome 5, kaClaLepa1.1, whole genome shotgun sequence includes:
- the LOC143459335 gene encoding dolichyl-diphosphooligosaccharide--protein glycosyltransferase subunit 1-like: MRVINILSIGFVYFVLASAELINEDVNRVIDLRSHLVKVTTTVTLRNRGGPVSEFKFIVDPTHNKQLAHISFTQADDEGKVLKKVSSGSDDKLFAVTLPSKLENDGTFRFTAEEVYANALSPFPKEITQSQNQLMVYRGNHFYYSPYKSDSQSTAVELPSKTVESFTKFGNPEKEETTIKYEGTKDFDNVPPNSQNSMKIHFENNNPFLTVSQLTRVVEVSHWGNIAVEESIDVRHTGAKLKGSFSRYDYQRMPNSGAASVKSFKTILPAAASDVYYRDEIGNISTSNLLKTDDSVEFEIRPRYPLFGGWKTFYYFGYNLPSYVHIFIRGDLHALKMRFVDHVMDDQMIEDFTLKIILPEGAKNIKLDTPYPAERLPDQLHHTYLDTVGRPVIIVRKSNLVEQHIEDFVLSYNFNRMLLLQEPLLISAAFFLLFFTVLIIVRLDFSIAYDQASEAKMRVQGVIEQVQALQARREKCYEAYEAAVSKYKASKDHTTFVNTRKSIEKDHKEATNNIQQLVMKVREDAIDTADKVGNLNHIDGTLRDKYSSMMQLAEKLISKKVSRDQYVDQSGKLNKSIDDLKEKASETVDNLLV, translated from the exons ATGCGtgtgataaatattttaagcatCGGTTTCGTGTATTTTGTGCTGGCCAGTGCAGAGTTGATCAACGAAGATGTGAATAGGGTCATAGACCTCCGATCCCATCTGGTTAAGGTCACAACTACTGTGACCTTAAGAAACAGGGGTGGCCCAGTGTCAGAGTTCAAGTTCATCGTTGACCCAACACACAACAAGCAGCTGGCACATATCTCATTCACACAG GCCGATGACGAGGGGAAAGTTCTGAAGAAAGTTTCTTCGGGGTCTGATGACAAATTATTCGCTGTTACCCTCCCATCCAAGCTTGAGAACGACGGAACTTTCCGATTTACTGCTGAAGAAGTTTACGCAAACGCGCTGAGTCCATTTCCAAA GGAAATCACTCAATCTCAGAACCAGCTGATGGTTTACCGTGGCAACCACTTCTACTACTCACCATACAAAAGTGACAGCCAGTCCACTGCTGTTGAGCTGCCTTCAAAAACTGTTGAGAGTTTCACCAAGTTTGGAAATCCCGAGAAGGAAGAAACAACGATCAAATATGAAGGAACAAAAGATTTCGACAACGTCCCTCCTAACAGTCAG AACTCAATGAAAATTCACTTCGAGAACAACAACCCATTCCTGACTGTGAGCCAATTGACTCGAGTTGTTGAAGTATCGCATTGGGGGAATATTGCTGTGGAGGAGTCCATCGATGTCCGGCACACAGGGGCTAAACTCAAGGGCTCTTTCAGTCGCTATGACTACCAGAGAATGCCAAACAGTGGTGCGGCTTCTGTCAAATCTTTCAAGACAATTTTGCCCGCCGCTGCATCAGATGTCTATTACAG GGACGAAATCGGCAACATATCGACGTCAAACCTTCTAAAGACGGATGATTCGGTGGAATTTGAGATTCGTCCTCGATACCCATTGTTTGGTGGTTGGAAGACTTTCTACTACTTCGGTTACAACCTGCCAAGCTACGTTCACATCTTCATCAGAG GTGACCTCCATGCGCTGAAGATGAGGTTTGTGGATCACGTCATGGATGACCAGATGATCGAGGACTTCACTCTCAAGATCATCTTACCGGAGGGAGCAAA GAATATCAAACTTGACACCCCGTACCCCGCCGAGCGGCTTCCAGACCAACTTCACCACACCTACCTCGACACGGTGGGACGACCAGTGATCATTGTGAGGAAGTCGAACCTGGTTGAGCAGCATATTGAAGACTTTGTC CTCTCGTACAACTTCAATCGGATGTTGCTGCTCCAGGAGCCTCTGCTCATCTCTGCAGCTTTCTTCCTCCTCTTCTTCACCGTCCTCATCATTGTTCGACTTGACTTCTCCATCGCCTACGACCAGGCATCCGAGGCCAAAATGAGAGTCCAGGGAGTCATAGAACAG GTGCAAGCTCTCCAGGCGAGGAGGGAGAAATGCTACGAAGCGTACGAGGCAGCCGTGTCAAAGTACAAG GCATCCAAGGACCATACGACATTCGTGAACACGAGAAAATCAATCGAAAAAGACCACAAGGAGGCGACAAACAACATCCAACAACTGGTGATGAAGGTCCGGGAAGATGCGATTGACACCGCGGACAAG GTTGGGAACCTGAACCACATTGATGGGACTTTGAGGGACAAATACTCGAGCATGATGCAACTTGCTGAGAAGCTGATCAGTAAGAAGGTGTCCCGCGACCAGTACGTGGACCAAAGTGGGAAACTCAACAAATCCATCGACGATTTGAAGGAAAAAGCGTCGGAAACTGTCGACAATCTTCTTGTTTGA
- the LOC143459336 gene encoding haloacid dehalogenase-like hydrolase domain-containing 5, with amino-acid sequence MSTSLFQRVVAAHRHHIRRCNHCFQSSTAPEPGFGLLFDIDGVLIRGKKPILAAKRAFQNKLLNGNGKFRVPTVFVTNAGNALAKTKAEQLSDILDIEITSDPVMMSHSPLRMFEEYHDKCVLLSGQGPVEEIAKKIGFTNTVTIEEIREAYPNLDMVDHQRRPKTVPNNAHKNIPKIEAIVLFGEPVRWETNLQLLIDVLLTHGVLENPVCEFANNEHHLPILACNMDLLWMSDSHMPRFGHGTFLHCLESVYQKLVGRPLTYTALMGKPSEITYYYAEKLIMRQAASMGLKLPIKTLYAIGDNPMADIYGANLYNKRLKESQQLEQRKVVNEPHSPAHPSSLRKVHPSTRSLTTSAALGQDSDVTSQSRSVLSQRQVETCESILVCTGVYSPLPGGSSYQIPPVFHGPRDMEFDVSLCMPSHITNDVDSALDYIFERESFHSQVSS; translated from the exons atGTCGACTTCTTTGTTTCAAAGAGTTGTCGCTGCTCATAGACATCACATAAGAAGGTGTAATCATTGCTTTCAATCTTCCACTGCTCCT GAACCGGGCTTTGGTTTGCTTTTTGACATTGATGGTGTTTTAATTCGTGGGAAGAAGCCAATTCTAGCTGCAAAGCGAGCTTTCCAGAACAAACTTCTCAATGGTAATGGAAAGTTTAGAGTTCCAACAGTGTTTGTTACGAATGCAGGGAACGCACTCGCAAAAACGAAAGCTGAACAACTGTCTGATATACTCGACATAGAA ATAACCTCAGACCCAGTGATGATGTCACACAGCCCACTACGCATGTTCGAGGAGTATCACGATAAATGCGTGCTTTTGTCAGGCCAGGGCCCGGTAGAAGAAATTGCCAAGAAAATTGGTTTCACAAATACAGTGACAATTGAAGAAATACGAGAAGCTTACCCCAACTTAGACATGGTTGACCACCAGAGGCGTCCAAAGACA GTTCCAAATAATGCCCATAAAAACATCCCGAAAATTGAAGCGATTGTTTTGTTCGGAGAGCCTGTGCGTTGGGAAACCAACTTGCAACTCCTCATTGATGTGTTATTGACACACGGGGTGCTAGAGAACCCTGTGTGTGAGTTTGCGAACAACGAACATCACCTCCCTATCTTAGCCTGCAACATGGACCTTCTCTGGATGTCGGACAGCCATATGCCCAG GTTTGGACACGGGACCTTCCTACACTGCTTGGAGAGCGTTTACCAGAAGTTGGTCGGGCGACCTCTGACCTACACAGCTCTTATGGGCAAGCCGAGCGAGATAACTTACTACTACGCCGAGAAACTCATCATGAGGCAAGCTGCCAGTATGGGGCTCAAGCTTCCTATCAAGACCCTCTATGCGATTGG TGACAACCCGATGGCAGATATCTATGGAGCGAACTTGTATAACAAGAGGCTGAAGGAATCGCAGCAACTGGAGCAG AGGAAAGTCGTCAACGAACCACATTCACCGGCTCATCCCTCGTCGCTACGCAAGGTGCATCCCAGCACCCGTAGCCTCACCACTAGTGCTGCTCTTGGGCAAGACTCTGAT gtgacgtcacaatcacgAAGTGTTCTTTCACAAAGACAAGTCGAGACGTGTGAATCCATCCTAGTATGTACCGGAGTCTATTCACCGTTGCCTGGG GGGAGTAGTTATCAAATTCCTCCAGTCTTCCACGGCCCCCGAGACATGGAGTTCGACGTGTCCCTCTGCATGCCGTCGCATATAACCAACGATGTCGACTCTGCGCTTGATTATATTTTTGAACGAGAAAGTTTTCATAGTCAGGTTTCCAGCTAA
- the LOC143460304 gene encoding uncharacterized protein LOC143460304: MISRAYPDRNCPFVVGNRKFINNPVHNGHYRGNHRSPMMRNDERRRDERPGQGKRGRDFPSSLNQSSRNERSDFDHKRNFAHYGDPSFPNRHGNYQSQQGGMPRVPARQPPTWKNDPRQTIGVMRRQSCADPRKKSPISSPPPSQERSQHGGKPPHLHVSTSEATQVNGLLPASTNMREDKEDFDENLPEFDDLGSDCESDLAANSSWLDVDLDRFERDYIDVEEPSASNSPKLNAKRTIARSSVGGRRNHSASFSPQESSNDTPVSTSAPRTSVAGSDANFSYFSQILDCEVVTKSPGSGRVKDSSSHEQSEEASGQNRNDLMQEVKSERLSPDVAAIKQHKSYKTSKSHKKLSSWRKKKSKCQKRCFIGVKEESELETRSSSDTQPAPPGTSPAKSNTTSQSSVNSKLCSPARREKYGGQSTPGGAGSEHMKETIETPKSPVKSPTNEKRSRQDEEGACLIQDLSTKNKEASEPTRRDPDKLKRLPVEGRHGNTNTLSPIIKSREAEQRRVDPDKPSDDVMIKELISEQRRCLSQGRLEKCDVDVPMAMTRAANQNEFHRSQSLQCENQQVAGNVESSVVGKLPRDDISDGELVSNDEEPSNNFQASKLNELEALDKEYELLDLYAPDEDCVSLYSNARITRRKKSTQSAGERRVIPASSDAEILAGSNDNEISVRRSVDLINMLLDYHCSSQTAMAVETFLQLFLHHKPAVFDAKVFATAQRLSLQLLEFNKMSYLQKLVRLTLSMKIFLDEGVLDKLFQHLHQQKDSQTLQQLVDKVRKCDLGDGNPVYGLVRKWSSNIRHHRNNAGQINKRLSSPPPGKDAPRKEFPTSIMSQKQPASSRRVSFHQHLTDSRPVEGSSARFGSNQRGEKHKANRSDRHERYGDRNLKPPSDENHCPIRAGNRFEMNSRHDNQPSKSALLKTPSHSQASGLTKAPSADDIAEQNLAAQIKNAACCRDWSALGRRFGELIGVIGSQMIEDKLLTAFVDLLTLKSNENAAIFGQFCDAAKFLVKHTCPEEFDVLMICSTRIALTIIKNGSKDLAYGLVMYLWEDHLDYLTLTSLNDKSSSPLTPCDNVMTFILACMHKNDCKTAARLAQRFFVEKHCDVSGPRQGQALSHLLELVTRHCVLQNHLDLGVCCIQAMPRNYASGSEVPLLQEILRTILRQEFVGDNTAESLKTLAEQMLSRLLLSSLRLIINESPLNKSVLSLFEYLESKGIYKFPLTARSPHLVVIPYTMGQVEMSMALFRHLTELSLLLFELGEKLLDKPLRVILSWNIGCLTQLCTAHSKDLYQEASSRLLETFDTLMKPPLALQYQDDVTKTREMRFNLSSSSVRKWLLLNTNYREESSAGVRMRKRVSQVSIDSLRSSVTEVLNSHVREERGHSGAQKSRQINSRKARSRNMG, from the exons ATGATCAGTCGGGCGTATCCGGACAGAAATTGTCCGTTTGTTGTCGGCAATCGGAAGTTTATCAACAATCCTGTCCATAATGGTCATTATCGGGGAAATCACCGGAGCCCGATGATGCGGAACGATGAAAGGCGAAG GGATGAGCGGCCAGGGCAGGGCAAGAGGGGACGGGATTTCCCCTCTTCCTTGAATCAATCCTCGAGGAATGAACGATCTGATTTTGACcacaaaagaaattttgctCACTATGGCGACCCATCATTTCCGAATCGCCACGGCAACTACCAATCACAGCAGGGCGGGATGCCGCGAGTCCCTGCCAGGCAACCCCCAACTTGGAAGAATGATCCTCGGCAAACAATCGGGGTGATGAGGAGGCAATCATGTGCAGACCCCAGAAAGAAATCACCCATTTCATCCCCCCCACCTTCACAGGAAAGGAGCCAGCACGGGGGAAAACCCCCCCATTTACACGTGTCGACGTCAGAAGCGACCCAGGTGAATGGTTTGCTTCCCGCCTCGACCAACATGAGAGAAGATAAAGAAGATTTTGATGAGAATTTGCCGGAGTTTGATGATCTGGGATCTGATTG tgaATCTGACCTTGCTGCAAACTCTTCTTGGCTGGATGTGGACCTGGACAGATTTGAGCGAGATTACATCGACGTTGAGGAACCTTCCGCTTCAAATTCCCCGAAGCTCAACgcaaaaag AACAATTGCTCGGTCAAGTGTGGGAGGTAGGAGGAATCATTCAGCGTCGTTCTCTCCGCAGGAAAGTTCGAATG ACACCCCGGTCTCAACATCCGCCCCACGCACCTCGGTTGCCGGTAGCGATGCAAACTTCTCGTACTTTTCTCAAATACTGGATTGTGAGGTTGTGACTAAATCACCTGGGTCTGGTCGAGTGAAAGATTCATCGAGTCACGAGCAAAGTGAAGAAGCGAGCGGCCAGAATCGAAATGACTTGATGCAGGAG GTGAAGTCAGAGAGGTTGTCTCCTGATGTTGCTGCAATAAAACAGCACAAAAGTTATAAAACCAGTAAGAGTCATAAAAAGTTGAGCTCATGGAGGAAGAAGAAATCAAAGTGTCAGAAACGTTGCTTCATCGGCGTAAAAGAAGAAAGTGAGTTGGAAACCCGCTCTAGCAGCGACACCCAACCCGCGCCCCCTGGGACTTCCCCAGCAAAAAGTAACACGACATCACAATCATCGGTAAACTCAAAACTTTGCAGTCCGGCGAGGCGTGAGAAGTATGGCGGCCAGAGCACACCAGGTGGTGCGGGGAGTGAGCACATGAAGGAGACAATCGAGACTCCTAAGAGCCCCGTGAAGTCCCCAACAAACGAGAAACGAAGCAGACAAGATGAGGAAGGCGCTTGCTTAATCCAAGATCTTTCAACTAAGAATAAGGAAGCTTCTGAGCCAACCAGAAGAGATCCTGACAAGTTAAAGAGATTGCCGGTTGAAGGTCGTCATGGCAACACAAACACGCTTTCCCCAATCATCAAGTCGAGGGAAGCAGAGCAGAGGAGAGTTGATCCAGACAAGCCCAGTGATGATGTCATGATAAAGGAACTCATCTCGGAGCAACGGAGGTGTTTAAGCCAGGGAAGATTGGAGAAATGTGATGTTGATGTTCCCATGGCAATGACTCGTGCGGCAAACCAAAATGAATTTCATCGATCGCAATCTCTTCAATGTGAAAATCAGCAAGTGGCTGGAAATGTTGAGTCGTCCGTTGTGGGAAAGCTTCCGCGTGATGACATTTCTGACGGTGAGCTTGTATCCAATGACGAGGAACCAAGCAATAACTTCCAAGCAAGCAAGCTTAACG AGTTGGAGGCGCTGGACAAGGAGTACGAGCTCCTGGACCTCTATGCCCCGGATGAGGATTGCGTGTCTCTCTACAGCAACGCCAG GATCACGAGGAGGAAGAAGAGCACTCAGTCGGCAGGAGAGAGAAGAGTT ATTCCAGCAAGCTCAGATGCGGAGATCTTGGCCGGTTCAAACGACAACGAGATATCAGTTCGG agaTCGGTTGATTTGATAAACATGCTGCTTGATTATCACTGCTCGTCACAGACTGCGATGGCTGTGGAGACCTTCCTCCaactttttcttcatcatAAACCAGCCGTGTTCGATGCTAAAGTCTTTGCCACAGCTCAGAG GCTCAGTCTGCAGCTGTTGGAGTTTAATAAGATGTCGTATCTGCAAAAGCTGGTACGTCTGACTCTCAGTATGAAGATCTTCCTGGATGAGGGAGTCCTCGACAAGCTCTTCCAGCATCTTCACCAGCAGAAGGACTCTCAAACTCTTCAACAACTTGTCGACAAG GTTAGAAAATGCGATTTAGGAGACGGCAACCCTGTTTACGGCCTTGTACGGAAGTGGTCGTCAAACATCCGTCACCATAGAAACAATGCTGGTCAGATAAACAAACGCTTGTCTTCTCCCCCGCCCGGGAAAGACGCTCCAAGAAAGGAATTTCCCACAAGTATTATGAGCCAGAAGCAGCCGGCCAGTTCGAGACGAGTTTCATTTCATCAACATCTGACTGATAGTCGTCCAGTAGAGGGCAGCAGTGCACGCTTTGGCAGCAATCAACGAGGAGAAAAGCACAAGGCGAACCGATCAGATCGTCACGAGCGCTACGGCGACAGAAATCTCAAGCCCCCTAGTGATGAAAACCATTGTCCAATAAGAGCTGGGAACAGGTTTGAAATGAATAGTCGTCATGACAACCAGCCATCGAAGTCAGCTTTGCTCAAGACTCCGTCGCACTCGCAG GCTTCTGGCCTCACAAAGGCTCCTTCCGCTGATGACATCGCTGAACAAAACTTGGCCGCGCAGATCAAG AATGCCGCTTGCTGCCGGGATTGGAGCGCGTTGGGCCGGAGGTTTGGGGAGTTGATTGGAGTGATCGGCTCGCAGATGATCGAGGACAAACTTTTGACTGCTTTTGTGGATCTGCTCACACTGAAATCTAATGAGAATGCGGCAATATTCGGCCAATTCTGCGATGCTGCAAAGTTCTTGGTCAAGCACACTT GTCCCGAGGAATTTGACGTCCTGATGATCTGTTCGACTCGAATTGCATTGACCATAATAAAGAACGGGAGCAAGGATCTG GCTTATGGCTTGGTCATGTACCTATGGGAAGATCACCTTGATTATTTGACTCTGACTTCGTTGAACGATAAAAGCTCCTCTCCACTGACACCTTGTGACAATGTGATGACGTTTATATTGGCGTGCATGCACAAGAACGACTGCAAGACTGCCGCCCGCCTTGCACAAA GGTTCTTCGTTGAAAAGCATTGTGATGTCAGCGGACCCCGGCAAGGACAGGCGCTGAGTCATCTTCTTGAGTTGGTGACTCGACACTGTGTGCTGCAAAACCACCTCGATCTCGGAGTCTGCTGCATCCAGGCCATGCCGAGGAACTACGCAAGTG GCTCGGAAGTCCCGTTGCTTCAGGAGATTCTTCGAACCATCCTACGCCAGGAGTTTGTTGGCGATAATACTGCTGAGTCACTCAAAACTCTTGCGGAACAAATGCTGAGTCGCCTTCTTCTCTCCTCTCTGCGGCTGATCATCAACGAATCTCCGCTGAATAAAAGTGTCCTTAGTCTATTTGAAT ATCTTGAAAGCAAAGGAATCTACAAATTTCCACTGACAGCTCGCTCACCCCACCTGGTGGTCATACCATACACAATGGGCCAGGTTGAGATGTCCATGGCGCTTTTCAG ACACCTGACAGAGCTCTCCCTGTTGCTGTTCGAGCTCGGTGAGAAGCTGCTCGACAAACCTCTCCGCGTCATTCTCTCCTGGAACATCGGATGCCTCACCCAACTATGCACAGCTCACTCCAAG GACTTGTACCAAGAAGCGAGCAGCAGGTTGTTGGAAACTTTTGACACTCTGATGAAGCCCCCCCTCGCCCTGCAGTACCaggatgacgtcacaaagacaaGG GAGATGAGATTCAACCTGAGCAGTTCGTCGGTGAGAAAGTGGCTTCTGCTCAACACCAACTACAGAGAAGAATCGTCCGCAG GTGTAAGGATGAGAAAGCGCGTCAGTCAGGTGTCAATTGACTCTTTGCGAAGTTCCGTGACCGAAGTCCTCAATAGTCACGTGAG AGAGGAGCGGGGTCATTCGGGTGCGCAGAAGTCACGTCAGATCAATTCAAGAAAAGCCCGAAGTAGAAATATGGGATGA